Proteins encoded together in one Larus michahellis chromosome 4, bLarMic1.1, whole genome shotgun sequence window:
- the ATMIN gene encoding ATM interactor isoform X1 → MHLSKAHPLQGGKLNAPIRKGLKTSQKFYCCPIEGCPRGPNRPFSQFSLVKQHFMKMHAEKKHKCDKCSNSYGTEWYLKRHVEVCGKTFQCTCGCPYASRTALLSHIYRTGHEIPAEHRDPPSKKRKMETSVHNQQLAEKANEAFINTHNNNPGTQELESSEVKLVASLEGSCSSNFTNQMQPKCTPKMLLPKPKVALVKLPVMQLAHLPIYVSATDSSVKPAVVAVDNQGSVVSTVHLLPQSIGILIPALEAETLVFKDSMPVSKVMNSGDREPVSTGVQVDLDKVTSNNTGQELGNVCHKNKISSINIQTDLSYISQNFVPAAAWTPSSSVSSCSQTDLSFSSQVSLPISVQTQTLLPTSKLTSSIAAQTDAFSQVCFPTCGISRETQTSRAQDSIDGRAQMDQAVMCSDIFDNVDSSYTVSTHIELPENNLLPANIDQTLLQRSNSKSPNQDTVKSESLISFNSQTNILPPQNTMDNQTQTMDLLSDLENIFSGNMSGQTLDNRGLLSETSSNADTHLPSGPSQSTGIDFDIEEFFSASNIQTQTEESELGTLNSEPVLESLDIETQTDFLFSDSATQSYSCRGNSNFLGLEMFDTQTQTDLNFFLDSNTHLPLGSILKQSSFSMSTDSSDTETQTEVYPATKNVPTQNIESKVQLSSAETQTMDSCFENLGSLFLTSNETQTAMDDFLLADLAWNTMESQFSSVETQTCEELCSLFQSSDKPSH, encoded by the exons ATGCACCTCAGCAAGGCCCACCCGCTCCAG GGTGGAAAACTTAATGCTCCAATAAGGAAGGGTTTGAAAACCTCACAGAAATTCTACTGCTGTCCTATTGAAGGCTGCCCTAGAGGACCAAACAGACCATTTTCCCAATTTTCTCTTGTAAAACAG CACTTTATGAAAATGCATGCTGAAAAGAAGCACAAATGTGATAAATGTAGTAACTCCTATGGTACAGAATGGTATTTGAAACGGCATGTAGAGGTCTGTGGCAAGACGTTCCAGTGTACTTGTGGGTGCCCTTATGCCAGCAGAACAGCATTACTGTCTCATATTTACAGAACTGGCCACGAAATTCCTGCAGAACACAG GGATCCTCctagtaagaaaaggaaaatggaaacctCTGTGCATAATCAGCAGTTGGCAGAGAAGGCAAATGAAGCATTCATCAATACACACAATAATAATCCTGGCACTCAGGAATTGGAGTCCTCTGAAGTGAAACTAGTGGCCTCTCTTGAAGGTTCCTGCAGTTCTAACTTCACAAACCAAATGCAGCCAAAATGTACACCGAAGATGCTTTTACCAAAGCCTAAGGTGGCTTTGGTTAAACTTCCAGTGATGCAGCTTGCTCACTTGCCTATATATGTATCTGCAACAGACTCTTCTGTCAAACCTGCTGTAGTGGCTGTTGATAATCAAGGTTCAGTTGTAAGTACCGTTCATTTATTGCCTCAGTCTATAGGAATTCTGATTCCAGCACTGGAGGCAGAAACACTTGTATTTAAAGATAGTATGCCTGTTTCAAAAGTGATGAATTCTGGTGATCGTGAGCCAGTAAGTACTGGTGTACAAGTTGACTTGGATAAGGTTACGTCAAATAACACCGGGCAAGAACTGGGGAATGTTTGTCACAAGAATAAAATTTCTTCAATAAATATACAGACTGACTTATCTTATATTTCACAGAACTTTGTACCAGCTGCAGCCTGGACTCCCAGTTCTTCTGTATCCTCTTGCTCTCAGACAGATCTGTCATTCAGTTCACAGGTTTCGTTACCCATCAGTGTACAGACACAGACGCTGCTGCCTACTTCCAAACTGACTTCATCCATAGCTGCTCAGACTGATGCTTTTAGTCAGGTTTGTTTTCCAACGTGTGGCATTTCTAGAGAGACTCAAACCAGTAGGGCACAGGACTCTATTGATGGAAGAGCGCAAATGGACCAGGCTGTAATGTGCAGTGACATCTTTGACAACGTTGATTCATCATATACTGTTTCTACTCACATTGAACTTCCAGAAAACAACTTACTGCCTGCAAATATAGATCAAACCTTGCTGCAAAGGAGTAATAGCAAGAGCCCGAATCAAGATACGGTGAAGTCTGAATCCCTTATCAGCTTCAATTCACAGACTAATATACTTCCACCTCAGAACACGATGGATAATCAAACCCAGACAATGGACCTACTGAGTGATCTGGAGAACATCTTTTCAGGAAACATGTCTGGCCAGACGCTGGATAATCGGGGCCTTTTGTCTGAGACAAGTTCTAATGCTGACACGCATCTGCCATCTGGTCCATCACAGAGCACAGGAATAGACTTTGACATTGAAGAGTTCTTCTCAGCATCCAATATCCAAACTCAGACTGAAGAGAGTGAGCTTGGTACCCTAAACTCTGAGCCAGTTCTGGAGTCACTGGACATTGAAACTCAGACTGATTTCTTATTTTCAGATAGTGCCACTCAATCATACAGCTGCCGAGGAAATTCTAACTTCTTAGGTTTGGAGATGTTTGATACACAGACGCAGACAGACTTGAATTTCTTTTTGGACAGTAATACCCATCTGCCTTTAGGAAGTATTCTGAAGCAGTCTAGTTTCTCCATGAGTACTGACTCGTCTGATACAGAAACCCAGACAGAAGTATATCCGGCTACTAAAAATGTACCTACTCAGAATATTGAAAGCAAAGTCCAGCTGAGTAGCGCTGAAACACAGACTATGGATAGCTGCTTTGAGAATCTGGGGAGTTTATTCCTTACCAGCAATGAGACACAGACAGCGATGGATGACTTTCTTCTGGCTGACTTAGCCTGGAATACAATGGAGTCCCAGTTCAGTTCGGTAGAAACACAGACCTGTGAAGAGCTGTGCTCCTTATTTCAGAGCTCTGACAAGCCCAGCCATTGA
- the ATMIN gene encoding ATM interactor isoform X2 yields the protein MKMHAEKKHKCDKCSNSYGTEWYLKRHVEVCGKTFQCTCGCPYASRTALLSHIYRTGHEIPAEHRDPPSKKRKMETSVHNQQLAEKANEAFINTHNNNPGTQELESSEVKLVASLEGSCSSNFTNQMQPKCTPKMLLPKPKVALVKLPVMQLAHLPIYVSATDSSVKPAVVAVDNQGSVVSTVHLLPQSIGILIPALEAETLVFKDSMPVSKVMNSGDREPVSTGVQVDLDKVTSNNTGQELGNVCHKNKISSINIQTDLSYISQNFVPAAAWTPSSSVSSCSQTDLSFSSQVSLPISVQTQTLLPTSKLTSSIAAQTDAFSQVCFPTCGISRETQTSRAQDSIDGRAQMDQAVMCSDIFDNVDSSYTVSTHIELPENNLLPANIDQTLLQRSNSKSPNQDTVKSESLISFNSQTNILPPQNTMDNQTQTMDLLSDLENIFSGNMSGQTLDNRGLLSETSSNADTHLPSGPSQSTGIDFDIEEFFSASNIQTQTEESELGTLNSEPVLESLDIETQTDFLFSDSATQSYSCRGNSNFLGLEMFDTQTQTDLNFFLDSNTHLPLGSILKQSSFSMSTDSSDTETQTEVYPATKNVPTQNIESKVQLSSAETQTMDSCFENLGSLFLTSNETQTAMDDFLLADLAWNTMESQFSSVETQTCEELCSLFQSSDKPSH from the exons ATGAAAATGCATGCTGAAAAGAAGCACAAATGTGATAAATGTAGTAACTCCTATGGTACAGAATGGTATTTGAAACGGCATGTAGAGGTCTGTGGCAAGACGTTCCAGTGTACTTGTGGGTGCCCTTATGCCAGCAGAACAGCATTACTGTCTCATATTTACAGAACTGGCCACGAAATTCCTGCAGAACACAG GGATCCTCctagtaagaaaaggaaaatggaaacctCTGTGCATAATCAGCAGTTGGCAGAGAAGGCAAATGAAGCATTCATCAATACACACAATAATAATCCTGGCACTCAGGAATTGGAGTCCTCTGAAGTGAAACTAGTGGCCTCTCTTGAAGGTTCCTGCAGTTCTAACTTCACAAACCAAATGCAGCCAAAATGTACACCGAAGATGCTTTTACCAAAGCCTAAGGTGGCTTTGGTTAAACTTCCAGTGATGCAGCTTGCTCACTTGCCTATATATGTATCTGCAACAGACTCTTCTGTCAAACCTGCTGTAGTGGCTGTTGATAATCAAGGTTCAGTTGTAAGTACCGTTCATTTATTGCCTCAGTCTATAGGAATTCTGATTCCAGCACTGGAGGCAGAAACACTTGTATTTAAAGATAGTATGCCTGTTTCAAAAGTGATGAATTCTGGTGATCGTGAGCCAGTAAGTACTGGTGTACAAGTTGACTTGGATAAGGTTACGTCAAATAACACCGGGCAAGAACTGGGGAATGTTTGTCACAAGAATAAAATTTCTTCAATAAATATACAGACTGACTTATCTTATATTTCACAGAACTTTGTACCAGCTGCAGCCTGGACTCCCAGTTCTTCTGTATCCTCTTGCTCTCAGACAGATCTGTCATTCAGTTCACAGGTTTCGTTACCCATCAGTGTACAGACACAGACGCTGCTGCCTACTTCCAAACTGACTTCATCCATAGCTGCTCAGACTGATGCTTTTAGTCAGGTTTGTTTTCCAACGTGTGGCATTTCTAGAGAGACTCAAACCAGTAGGGCACAGGACTCTATTGATGGAAGAGCGCAAATGGACCAGGCTGTAATGTGCAGTGACATCTTTGACAACGTTGATTCATCATATACTGTTTCTACTCACATTGAACTTCCAGAAAACAACTTACTGCCTGCAAATATAGATCAAACCTTGCTGCAAAGGAGTAATAGCAAGAGCCCGAATCAAGATACGGTGAAGTCTGAATCCCTTATCAGCTTCAATTCACAGACTAATATACTTCCACCTCAGAACACGATGGATAATCAAACCCAGACAATGGACCTACTGAGTGATCTGGAGAACATCTTTTCAGGAAACATGTCTGGCCAGACGCTGGATAATCGGGGCCTTTTGTCTGAGACAAGTTCTAATGCTGACACGCATCTGCCATCTGGTCCATCACAGAGCACAGGAATAGACTTTGACATTGAAGAGTTCTTCTCAGCATCCAATATCCAAACTCAGACTGAAGAGAGTGAGCTTGGTACCCTAAACTCTGAGCCAGTTCTGGAGTCACTGGACATTGAAACTCAGACTGATTTCTTATTTTCAGATAGTGCCACTCAATCATACAGCTGCCGAGGAAATTCTAACTTCTTAGGTTTGGAGATGTTTGATACACAGACGCAGACAGACTTGAATTTCTTTTTGGACAGTAATACCCATCTGCCTTTAGGAAGTATTCTGAAGCAGTCTAGTTTCTCCATGAGTACTGACTCGTCTGATACAGAAACCCAGACAGAAGTATATCCGGCTACTAAAAATGTACCTACTCAGAATATTGAAAGCAAAGTCCAGCTGAGTAGCGCTGAAACACAGACTATGGATAGCTGCTTTGAGAATCTGGGGAGTTTATTCCTTACCAGCAATGAGACACAGACAGCGATGGATGACTTTCTTCTGGCTGACTTAGCCTGGAATACAATGGAGTCCCAGTTCAGTTCGGTAGAAACACAGACCTGTGAAGAGCTGTGCTCCTTATTTCAGAGCTCTGACAAGCCCAGCCATTGA